A single window of Salvia splendens isolate huo1 chromosome 6, SspV2, whole genome shotgun sequence DNA harbors:
- the LOC121809809 gene encoding 2,3-bisphosphoglycerate-dependent phosphoglycerate mutase 1-like: MASAAFHQAGVALQSRGYFSNCCLDQENGIASIRSISKGIKLDITLTRRETYCSRRRRVAVTQASASHSTTVPDPVLSPSSGTPSDSKKKSNEAALILIRHGESMWNEKNLFTGCVDVPLTEKGVEEAIEAGKRISNIPVDMIYTSSLIRAQMTAMLAMTEHRRKKVPIILHDENEQARAWSQIFSEDTKKQCIPVVTAWQLNERMYGELQGLNKQETADRYGTKQVHVWRRSYDTPPPNGESLEMCAERAVAYFTEFIQPQLLSGKNVMIAAHGNSLRSIIMYLDKLTSQEVISLELSTGIPMLYIFKEGRFIRRGSPVAPTEASVYAYTKSLAQYRQKLDEKLQS; the protein is encoded by the exons ATGGCCTCCGCAGCATTTCACCAAGCAGGTGTGGCTCTTCAATCGCGCGGTTACTTCAGTAACTGTTGCCTCGATCAGGAGAATGGAATCGCTTCAATTAGGTCGATTTCAAAAGGCATCAAGCTAGATATTACTCTGACAAGAAGAGAGACTTATTGCTCTAGGAGGAGGAGAGTCGCTGTGACTCAGGCATCGGCCTCACACTCCACAACGGTCCCTGACCCGGTTTTGTCCCCATCAAGTGGCACCCCAAGTGactccaagaagaaatcaa ATGAAGCTGCACTGATTCTGATCAGGCATGGTGAATCTATGTGGAATGAGAAGAACCTGTTCACCGGTTGTGTTGATGTCCCACTCACTGAGAAGGGAGTGGAAGAAGCCATAGAAGCTGGCAAAAGAATCAGCAACATACCAGTCGACATGATCTATACTTCTTCGTTAATTCGTGCACAGATGACTGCTATGCTTGCAATGACCGAACATCGTCGGAAGAAG GTTCCAATTATTTTGCACGATGAGAATGAGCAAGCGAGAGCATGGAGCCAGATCTTTAGCGAAGATACTAAGAAACAATGCATCCCAGTTGTAACTGCTTGGCAGCTAAACGAAAGAAT GTATGGAGAACTACAGGGCCTGAATAAGCAAGAAACGGCTGATAGATATGGGACCAAACAAGTCCATGTGTGGCGACGCAGCTACGACACACCTCCTCCAAATGGCGAGAGTCTGGAAATGTGTGCTGAGAGAGCTGTTGCATACTTCACGGAATTT ATTCAGCCTCAGCTTTTGTCTGGTAAGAACGTGATGATCGCGGCCCATGGAAACTCACTCAGGTCCATTATCATGTATCTGGACAAGCTGACTTCTCAGGAG GTCATTAGCTTGGAATTATCAACTGGGATACCGATGCTTTACATTTTTAAAGAGGGTAGATTTATTCGCAGAGGTAGTCCTGTAGCACCAACTGAAGCTAGTGTTTATGCTTACACTAAG AGTTTGGCTCAATACAGGCAGAAGTTGGATGAAAAGCTCCAATCCTGA